The genome window CGCCAACGAGAACAGCCTGGGTAGCGCCGGCCCGGAGCGGTTTAACCGCTACCCCGACCCCTTGCAGCGGGCCGTGAAGGCTGAACTAGCCCAACTAAAGCGCGTGCAGCCGGCGCAGATTTTCCTGGGCAACGGCTCCGACGAAGCCATTGACCTGCTCGTGCGCCTTACCTGCGTGCCCGGCCAGGACCGCATCCTGATTTTGCCGCCTACCTACGGCATGTACGAAGTAGCGGCCAACCTCAATGACGTGGGCATTGAGCGGCTACCCCTGACGGCAGACTTCCACCTGGCCCCCGAAACCGTAGCCGCGGTAGTCGCCTCCGAGGCCAAGCTGGTTTTTATGTGCTCCCCCAACAACCCCACCGGCAACCTGCTGCACGCCGAGGCCATCGAGCAAATTCTGCGCGGCTTCCGGGGGCTGGTGGTAGTGGATGAGGCCTACGCCGATTTTGCCGCCGCTCCCAGCTGGACGACCCGCTTGGCGGAGTTTCCAAACCTAGTGGTGCTGCAAACCTTTTCCAAGGCCTGGGGGCTGGCCGGGCTGCGTCTGGGCATGGCCTTTGCCGCGCCGGAGGTTATCAGTTACCTGAACAAAATCAAGCCCCCCTACAACGTGTCGGCTGCAACCCAGCAGCACGCCCTGCAGGCCCTGCAGGATGCGCCCCACTTCGAGCAGATGCGGCGGGCGCTGCTGGAGGGCCGCGACTGGCTGGCCCAGCAGCTACCGACCTTGCCCATTGTGGAAACGGTGTTTGCTTCGGATGCTAACTTTCTGCTGGTGCGCTTCCGCCCCGACGCCACGGTCCTGTACCACTACCTGCTGGACCAAGGCATTGTGGTACGCAACCGCACCACCCAACCCGGCTGCGCCGGCACGCTTCGTCTCACCGTAGGCACCCCGGCTGAAAACGAGCAACTACTCCAGGCCCTGCGGGAGTTTGCGGGGTAGTATGTGCTATGGAGTAAAGCAGTTTCACAGTTCATATTCCCAAGTATTTCCGCCACTCCGTCTGAATTGCTGACTATGGAAATATCTTCGCCCGTTCGGTTCAAGGATCAAAACAAAATCCTCAGGCACTTTAAGGAGCGCATTGCGGTGTGCTGTCCCAAGTGCGGGAAAAGGGCAGAGGTATTTACGAACTTCACTTCCTATCACAGCCACTTTCACTGTCCTAACTGTTTTCATCAGTCAGACAAGCGCTTGGTGTTTTTTGAACTGGTGCTGAAGGAGTACTGCAAGCAGTGTGCTAACAGGATTATGGTGGAAATGCCAGAGGTCAGGCACAAGAAGGAAGCCATCAAAGTCCGCTGCTCGGATTGTGGCTGCGAGGAATCGTATAAGCCAACGTATATCGAACACGTAGGCTATTCCTACAGCTTTAATGGAGTTGACCCTTTTTTCCAGCTTCCGCTATGGTATCAGGCTTCCTTCAAAGATGAATTGCTTTGGGCGTACGGTCCGGAGCACTTGCTGTACCTGGAGCAGTATATCGGGGCCAGGTTGCGCGAACGAAATCAGCGTCGTTACACTACGATGGTGGAGTGTCTGCCGCAATTCATTAAAGCTGCCAAAAACCGGGATGTGTTGCTGAAACTGCTGGAACGCATGAAGCTGAAGTAACCATCAGCTGTTTTACATTTTGCATTGATAACCCTGTCGTTGCATGACAGGCTTAACCAACTCATGAAAAAAGTACTCTTCATTGACCGCGACGGTACCATTCTGGTTGAGCCGCCGACGGATTTTCAAGTCGATGCCCTGACGCGGGAGAAATTTCAGTTTGTGCCCGGCGCCATCAGCGGCCTGGCCCGCATCGCCCGCGAGCTGGACTACGAGCTGGTGCTGGTTAGCAACCAAGATGGGCTGGGCACCGCGAGCTTCCCGGAAGACACCTTCTGGCCGGCCCACACCCTGATGCTCGACATTCTGCGCTCGGAAGGAGTGGAGTTTGCCCGTGAGCACATCGACCGGAGCTTTCCCCACCAGAACCTACCCACCCGCAAGCCCGGCACCGGCATGCTGCAACAGTACCTGGGTGAGGGGAGCGGCTACGACCTGGCCGCCTCCTTCGTCATCGGCGACCGGCTGACCGATGTGGAGCTAGCGCAAAACTTGGGCTGCCAGTCCATCCTGATTCAAGCGGAAGGGGAGGGCGACGAACGCGCCACCCTGACCACCACTAGCTGGGAGAAAATATACCAGTTTCTGCGCCTACCCGCCCGCACGGCGGTAGTACAACGCGACACGAACGAAACCAAAATCAGCATTGAGCTGAACCTCGACGGCAGCGGCCGGCCGCAGATGCACACCGGGCTGGGCTTCTTTGACCACATGCTAGATCAGCTCAGCAAGCACTCGGGCGTGGATATGAAAATTTCGGTACAGGGCGACCTGCACATCGATGAGCATCATACCATCGAGGATACGGCTATTGCCCTGGGCGAGGCCTTCACCCAAGCCCTGGGCGATAAGCGTGGCCTGGCCCGCTACGGTTTCCTGCTGCCCATGGACGACGTGCTGGCCCAGGCCGCCATTGACTTCTCCGGGCGCCCCTGGATGGTGTGGGAGGCGGAGTTCAAGCGCGAAAAAATTGGGGACATGCCAACGGAAATGTTCTACCATTTCTTCAAGAGCTTCTCCGATGCGGCCCGCTGCAACCTCAACATCAAGGCCGAAGGACAGAATGAGCACCATAAGATTGAAGCTATTTTCAAGGCCGTAGCCAAATCGATTAAGATGGCCTTGGTGCGGGATGCCACCCGAATGGAAATCCCCAGCACCAAAGGCATTTTGTAGATTTTACCATTTGTTTAAACAAATGGTAAAACGTTGGATGCGTTCTGCTTGGGTTATTGAAGCGTACCGAATGGATGTTTCGTCACACTGCAAATGCCCGCTGATTTAACAAATGTTTAAACAACTAGGTAAAGCCACTTGAAACCACATATTCTTCAAATGGAAATAGCAGTAATTGATTATAAGGGAGGCAATGTGCAGTCCGTCCTCTTTGCCCTGGAACGGCTGGGGGTGCAAGCTACCCTGACCTCTGACCCCGAGGTAATTCAGCGGGCCGACAAGGTGCTGTTCCCGGGTGAGGGTGAAGCGGCCTCGGCCATGCGGGAGCTGCGGGCGCAGGGCCTGGACCAACTGCTGCCCAGCCTGACCCAACCCTTCCTGGGCATCT of Hymenobacter sublimis contains these proteins:
- the hisB gene encoding bifunctional histidinol-phosphatase/imidazoleglycerol-phosphate dehydratase HisB, whose amino-acid sequence is MKKVLFIDRDGTILVEPPTDFQVDALTREKFQFVPGAISGLARIARELDYELVLVSNQDGLGTASFPEDTFWPAHTLMLDILRSEGVEFAREHIDRSFPHQNLPTRKPGTGMLQQYLGEGSGYDLAASFVIGDRLTDVELAQNLGCQSILIQAEGEGDERATLTTTSWEKIYQFLRLPARTAVVQRDTNETKISIELNLDGSGRPQMHTGLGFFDHMLDQLSKHSGVDMKISVQGDLHIDEHHTIEDTAIALGEAFTQALGDKRGLARYGFLLPMDDVLAQAAIDFSGRPWMVWEAEFKREKIGDMPTEMFYHFFKSFSDAARCNLNIKAEGQNEHHKIEAIFKAVAKSIKMALVRDATRMEIPSTKGIL
- the hisC gene encoding histidinol-phosphate transaminase, whose translation is MFDLDTLVRPNIRAMKPYSSARDEFQGEAQVMLDANENSLGSAGPERFNRYPDPLQRAVKAELAQLKRVQPAQIFLGNGSDEAIDLLVRLTCVPGQDRILILPPTYGMYEVAANLNDVGIERLPLTADFHLAPETVAAVVASEAKLVFMCSPNNPTGNLLHAEAIEQILRGFRGLVVVDEAYADFAAAPSWTTRLAEFPNLVVLQTFSKAWGLAGLRLGMAFAAPEVISYLNKIKPPYNVSAATQQHALQALQDAPHFEQMRRALLEGRDWLAQQLPTLPIVETVFASDANFLLVRFRPDATVLYHYLLDQGIVVRNRTTQPGCAGTLRLTVGTPAENEQLLQALREFAG